One window from the genome of Sphingomonas lacunae encodes:
- a CDS encoding sensor histidine kinase, protein MTQTSPLLPTQIETVAELRNLYRAAEARAARLRLLSEAGRDLAGAEAAMMSERLEACVRRLAHFIGFPGGSIVRDPAAQGLAIHAPGEAERPVAVLVIPGFADLDDIADAEDRDAVRIHLHLLGAAIDRMDREAERSRLLDALQERERRLEFVVGRLFSAQEDERRRVSRELHDGVAQRATALFRLLEAGGHGGPAGSGAPLASIARDLVQELRELIAGLRPTILDDLGIGPAILALAAQLRAEGFVVVEDIDAGQSDWPPTVETALYRVAQEAMSNIRKHAGGPCRVEVSLHFNPASGIRRLRIRDFGNGAAVMPVTDDAGRHIGIHIGIEVMRERMTAIGGQLVWQPQSDGGVEVLATLVEGA, encoded by the coding sequence ATGACCCAGACTTCTCCCCTGTTGCCGACACAGATTGAGACGGTGGCCGAGCTGCGCAATTTGTATCGCGCCGCTGAGGCGAGGGCGGCACGGTTGCGGCTGTTGTCTGAAGCTGGGCGCGACCTTGCCGGCGCCGAAGCCGCAATGATGAGCGAACGATTGGAGGCCTGTGTCCGCCGTTTGGCACATTTCATCGGTTTTCCCGGCGGTTCCATTGTCCGTGATCCCGCGGCGCAGGGGCTCGCGATCCACGCGCCGGGGGAGGCTGAACGTCCGGTCGCTGTTCTGGTCATCCCTGGCTTTGCCGATCTGGACGATATTGCCGACGCCGAAGATCGTGATGCCGTCCGCATTCATCTCCACCTTCTGGGCGCCGCGATTGACCGGATGGATCGCGAGGCCGAACGCAGCCGCCTGCTTGACGCCTTGCAGGAAAGGGAACGGCGTCTTGAATTTGTGGTCGGTCGCCTTTTCTCGGCACAAGAGGATGAGCGTCGCCGTGTCTCCCGCGAATTGCACGACGGCGTTGCTCAGCGCGCCACCGCGCTGTTTCGCTTGCTGGAGGCAGGAGGGCATGGGGGACCGGCCGGGTCGGGCGCGCCTTTGGCGAGCATCGCGCGGGATCTGGTCCAGGAATTGCGCGAACTGATTGCGGGTCTGCGCCCGACCATTCTGGACGATCTCGGTATTGGTCCGGCGATCCTTGCCCTTGCTGCCCAGCTGCGGGCTGAAGGCTTTGTGGTCGTCGAGGATATTGACGCGGGTCAGAGCGATTGGCCCCCCACGGTGGAAACTGCCCTGTATCGCGTGGCACAGGAAGCAATGTCTAACATTCGTAAACATGCCGGCGGGCCATGTCGCGTTGAAGTGTCCTTGCATTTCAATCCCGCGAGCGGAATCCGCCGCCTGCGGATCCGCGATTTTGGCAACGGCGCGGCGGTCATGCCGGTGACTGATGATGCCGGGCGGCACATTGGAATACATATAGGCATAGAGGTGATGCGCGAACGCATGACCGCCATTGGCGGGCAATTGGTCTGGCAGCCGCAAAGCGACGGCGGTGTGGAAGTGCTTGCCACCTTGGTTGAAGGCGCATGA
- a CDS encoding lysine-specific demethylase, with amino-acid sequence MTAPLSPTEFAMDRPVAHFDDDARTAFAAAYPNQVTTFSHGLGEHPLLTLEALATLGEALPDSSVEYNRSDLPVGTLPDEAPKNGLTIGDTIRTIAANQSWCVLKNIEQMPAYDALLRDLLGELREVVQPRTGEMLTLQGFVFVSSPNSVTPYHFDPEHNILLQLQGSKTMHAFPAGDLRFASQEQHERYHTGSHRGLPWDESFAGQEYVADLPPGRAVLMPVMAPHFVRVGPNPSISLSITWRSEWSYRESEAHAFNSLLRRIGLSPAMPPRWPDSSAAKAYAWRAARKAGLVR; translated from the coding sequence ATGACTGCACCACTGTCCCCGACGGAATTTGCCATGGACCGTCCGGTCGCCCATTTTGATGACGATGCCCGCACAGCCTTTGCCGCGGCCTACCCCAACCAGGTGACAACATTCTCGCACGGTCTGGGTGAACACCCGCTGCTGACGCTGGAAGCCCTCGCCACATTGGGAGAGGCGCTGCCGGACAGCAGCGTCGAATATAACCGGTCCGACCTGCCTGTCGGCACCCTGCCCGACGAAGCGCCGAAGAATGGGCTCACGATCGGCGACACCATCCGCACAATCGCCGCGAACCAGAGCTGGTGCGTGCTCAAGAATATCGAGCAAATGCCGGCCTATGACGCGTTGCTGCGCGATTTGCTCGGCGAATTGCGCGAGGTGGTGCAGCCGCGCACCGGCGAAATGCTGACGCTACAGGGGTTCGTCTTTGTTTCCAGCCCCAATTCGGTGACGCCCTATCATTTCGATCCCGAACACAACATCCTGCTGCAATTGCAAGGCAGCAAGACCATGCATGCCTTCCCGGCGGGTGACCTGCGTTTTGCCTCGCAGGAGCAGCATGAGCGCTATCATACGGGCAGCCATCGCGGATTGCCATGGGACGAAAGCTTTGCCGGTCAGGAATATGTGGCTGACCTGCCGCCCGGCCGGGCGGTGCTTATGCCGGTGATGGCACCGCATTTCGTGCGCGTCGGCCCGAACCCGTCGATTTCCCTGTCAATCACTTGGCGATCGGAATGGAGCTATCGGGAATCCGAAGCCCATGCGTTCAATTCGCTGTTGCGCAGGATCGGCCTGTCTCCCGCCATGCCGCCGCGCTGGCCGGACAGTTCAGCAGCCAAGGCCTATGCCTGGCGTGCAGCGCGCAAGGCGGGCCTGGTGCGCTGA
- a CDS encoding DUF2490 domain-containing protein: MLRILLGSSPLAALSLLATPALANEEDANIWLAQTSTINLGGDTTLWLEAQERFTNDASRLGQLLIRPAIGYKLDGTTTVSIGYAYVHTDPLAGASSDEHRLFQQLSTRLVGNGRNVTLTSRTRLEQRTFENQDGIGWRLRQQLRVSAPLMGDARFALWTEPFIGFNQTSFQRDGIGLWRNFAGITVPVSRQLSLEPGYLNQQVRRVGRDRTDHVASLTLSTNF; the protein is encoded by the coding sequence ATGTTGCGCATCCTTCTCGGCAGCAGCCCCCTCGCGGCGTTGAGCCTGCTCGCGACGCCGGCCCTGGCCAATGAGGAGGATGCCAACATCTGGCTTGCCCAGACCTCGACGATCAATCTTGGCGGGGACACAACTCTGTGGCTCGAAGCGCAGGAGCGTTTCACCAACGACGCATCGCGCCTTGGGCAACTGCTTATCCGTCCTGCCATTGGCTACAAGCTTGATGGGACCACGACTGTCTCGATCGGCTATGCTTATGTTCATACCGATCCATTGGCCGGCGCATCAAGCGACGAACATCGCCTGTTCCAGCAACTTTCCACACGCCTTGTTGGCAACGGACGCAATGTCACCCTGACGTCCCGTACCCGTCTGGAACAGCGCACCTTTGAAAATCAGGACGGCATCGGTTGGCGCCTGCGCCAACAGCTTCGCGTCTCGGCGCCCCTGATGGGTGACGCGCGGTTTGCGCTGTGGACCGAACCGTTCATCGGGTTCAACCAGACCAGCTTTCAGCGCGACGGCATTGGCCTGTGGCGCAATTTTGCCGGGATCACGGTTCCGGTAAGCCGCCAGCTATCGCTGGAACCGGGCTATCTGAACCAGCAGGTCCGCCGCGTCGGTCGCGACCGTACCGACCATGTCGCCAGCCTGACCCTGTCCACCAACTTTTGA
- a CDS encoding ATP-binding protein yields MSHPVPAVMRYWANQPLALKGLVVVALPLTILLGALILLYVASNVESRAEDDVRRAFAIQRDTHQVHALLAEAAAGVRGYLLTREERFLEPYRKAEAELPQVMQRLDRAIRDQEVRRGFERVSALTTRKREGLRNLLALSDQVGRTGNASTPIEPALIANKIVLDAMREEIENIQRREAIVLDQRRTRVEEARRGYLILTAISAGVGLLGSLAAVYLFSTGIVRRVRLLEGNAERLARGEALAQFPEDADELGRLAQRLARASTLLRGREQELRDSEERFRLVIEGVSDYGIFALDPEGRVTSWNLGAERIKGWQAHEIMGEHFSRFYPAETSDYLPAAMLDRARQDGTAEDEGWRVRQDGSRFWANVVITALHDERGELRGFAKVTRDITDRRRTEEALRLAREEAINASRAKSEFLSRTSHELRTPMSAILGFGQLLELDQEQFTERHRSAIAQIMKAGRHLLSLINDLLDISSIEAGGTELVIERIDLRDLLDEVYALAAPIVAASGLRFELKDPSAPLFVMGDRRRVVQVILNLVANSAKYNRTGAMVRLACRQNGPHIRVEVEDDGPGVEPADVSRLFTPFDRLGQQNRTKVEGTGLGLALSKQLIESMGGQIGFDSQVQGALFWFELPQELLPLRNGREVPVATENEPG; encoded by the coding sequence ATGAGCCACCCTGTGCCTGCCGTAATGCGTTACTGGGCCAATCAGCCGCTGGCGTTAAAAGGGCTGGTCGTGGTCGCCTTGCCGCTAACCATCCTGCTTGGCGCGCTGATCCTTCTCTATGTTGCCAGCAATGTAGAATCCCGCGCCGAGGACGATGTCCGCCGTGCCTTTGCCATCCAGCGAGACACTCACCAGGTCCATGCCCTGCTGGCAGAGGCTGCTGCAGGTGTGCGGGGCTATCTGTTGACGCGCGAAGAGCGCTTTCTCGAGCCCTATCGCAAGGCTGAAGCCGAGTTGCCGCAGGTCATGCAGCGGCTCGACCGCGCAATCCGCGATCAGGAAGTGCGGCGCGGCTTTGAACGGGTCAGCGCCCTCACGACGCGCAAGCGCGAAGGGCTGCGGAACCTGCTGGCGTTGTCGGATCAGGTCGGCCGCACCGGCAATGCATCGACACCGATCGAACCGGCCCTGATTGCCAACAAGATCGTGCTCGATGCGATGCGGGAGGAGATTGAGAATATCCAGCGCCGCGAAGCGATCGTCCTGGATCAGCGGCGCACCCGTGTCGAAGAAGCACGGCGCGGTTACCTGATACTCACCGCAATCAGCGCCGGCGTCGGCCTGCTCGGCAGTCTCGCTGCGGTCTATCTCTTTTCGACTGGCATTGTCCGCCGTGTCCGCCTGCTCGAAGGCAATGCTGAACGATTGGCCCGTGGCGAGGCGTTGGCGCAATTTCCTGAGGATGCGGACGAATTGGGTCGCCTTGCCCAGCGATTGGCCCGGGCCAGCACCCTGTTGCGCGGGCGTGAGCAGGAGTTGCGCGACAGCGAGGAGCGTTTCCGTCTCGTCATCGAAGGGGTCAGCGACTACGGCATTTTCGCTCTTGATCCTGAAGGCCGGGTCACCAGCTGGAACCTGGGTGCCGAGAGGATCAAAGGGTGGCAGGCTCATGAAATCATGGGTGAGCATTTCAGCCGTTTCTACCCTGCCGAAACCAGCGACTATCTTCCTGCAGCAATGCTTGACCGCGCGCGTCAGGATGGCACGGCCGAGGATGAGGGCTGGCGTGTGCGGCAGGATGGTTCGCGTTTCTGGGCCAATGTGGTCATTACCGCCCTGCATGACGAGCGCGGGGAATTGCGGGGCTTTGCGAAGGTTACACGGGACATCACCGATCGCCGCCGCACCGAAGAGGCGCTGCGGCTGGCGCGCGAGGAAGCGATCAATGCCAGCCGGGCCAAGAGCGAATTTCTCTCACGCACCAGCCATGAGTTGCGCACGCCGATGAGTGCGATCCTGGGCTTCGGGCAATTGCTCGAACTCGATCAGGAGCAGTTCACCGAACGGCATCGTTCGGCCATTGCTCAGATCATGAAGGCTGGTCGGCACCTGCTGTCGCTGATCAACGACCTGCTCGATATTTCGAGTATAGAGGCAGGAGGAACCGAACTGGTGATCGAGCGCATTGACCTGCGCGACCTGCTTGATGAAGTTTATGCCCTTGCAGCACCCATTGTCGCCGCTTCGGGCTTGCGCTTTGAATTGAAGGACCCGTCGGCGCCATTGTTCGTGATGGGTGATCGCAGGCGAGTGGTGCAGGTCATCCTCAATCTCGTGGCCAATTCGGCCAAATATAATCGGACGGGTGCCATGGTTCGCCTCGCTTGCCGGCAGAACGGGCCGCATATCCGGGTCGAAGTCGAGGATGATGGCCCGGGGGTCGAACCGGCGGATGTCTCGCGCCTGTTCACGCCATTTGACCGGCTGGGCCAGCAGAACCGGACCAAAGTGGAGGGAACCGGCCTCGGTCTCGCTCTGTCAAAACAACTGATTGAATCGATGGGCGGACAGATCGGATTTGATTCGCAGGTGCAGGGTGCGCTGTTCTGGTTCGAACTGCCGCAAGAGTTGCTGCCACTTCGCAATGGCCGCGAGGTTCCTGTTGCCACGGAGAATGAGCCCGGATGA
- a CDS encoding ribonuclease, translated as MAEWLYEDGIGERRAALVEDGRIVELHVERDSDGVQPGERLHARLNPREGSGAWRSVTLPSGEEAMLRSLPPGLSDGATLLVEVTRSAVAEADIVKRAMARPAEAGARPMPAPSLLDRISASGTPVCLVAPHQPDALEQAGWSEWIEAATSGHIAFSGGLLRMTLTPAMTVFDVDGELPPSDLARVGITAMARAIRALGIGGSIVIDLPTLADKGQRVAVAEAFDAAMPPPFERTAVNGYGLLQVIRPRTGPSMAERWQFQPVESAALTLLRAAARQGAARPGQPLTLAAHPAVVRWLEARSDLAERLARESGATVHLRAEADRAIAAAHVC; from the coding sequence TTGGCTGAGTGGCTCTATGAGGATGGCATCGGCGAACGCCGGGCCGCTCTGGTCGAGGATGGGCGCATCGTCGAATTGCATGTCGAACGCGACAGCGATGGGGTGCAGCCGGGCGAGCGGCTTCATGCCCGCCTCAATCCGCGCGAGGGCAGCGGCGCATGGCGCAGTGTCACCCTGCCCTCGGGCGAAGAGGCGATGCTGCGGAGCTTGCCGCCAGGCCTGAGCGATGGGGCAACCCTGCTGGTCGAAGTGACACGCAGCGCCGTGGCGGAGGCGGACATTGTCAAACGCGCGATGGCGCGGCCTGCCGAAGCGGGAGCCCGGCCCATGCCGGCGCCTTCCCTGCTTGACCGGATCAGCGCCAGCGGCACTCCCGTTTGCCTGGTCGCGCCGCATCAGCCCGATGCGCTCGAACAAGCGGGATGGAGCGAGTGGATCGAGGCAGCAACAAGCGGCCACATCGCCTTTTCCGGCGGATTGCTGCGCATGACCCTGACCCCGGCGATGACGGTGTTCGATGTCGATGGGGAGCTGCCGCCCAGCGACCTTGCGCGGGTTGGCATAACCGCGATGGCGCGCGCCATCCGGGCACTGGGTATTGGCGGATCCATTGTCATCGACCTGCCGACACTGGCTGACAAGGGCCAGCGGGTGGCGGTGGCCGAGGCGTTTGACGCGGCCATGCCGCCGCCATTCGAGCGCACCGCGGTCAATGGCTATGGCTTGCTGCAAGTCATCAGGCCGCGCACCGGACCAAGCATGGCCGAGCGCTGGCAGTTTCAGCCGGTGGAAAGCGCCGCCCTCACCCTGTTGCGTGCAGCCGCGCGGCAAGGAGCTGCACGGCCCGGTCAGCCACTGACGCTGGCGGCGCATCCGGCGGTGGTGCGCTGGCTGGAAGCGCGCAGCGATCTGGCCGAGCGGCTGGCGCGGGAGAGCGGAGCGACTGTGCACTTGCGCGCTGAGGCGGATCGCGCCATCGCTGCCGCCCATGTCTGCTGA
- a CDS encoding Maf family protein, translated as MAAPLLVLASTSPRRRDLLAQLGVTPHRIAAPDIDETPRKGEAPRAYALRMASEKAEAVPLATGEIALAGDTVVAAGRRILPRAADTAEVAHCLKLLAGRRHRVLSAIALKDDTGHIRTRLSESIVAFAPLDAATITTYATTGDGIGKAGGYAIQGPAGAFVRWMSGSYSGIVGLPLFETRALLLSAGVELG; from the coding sequence ATGGCTGCGCCGCTTTTGGTCCTTGCTTCCACCTCCCCGCGCCGCCGCGACCTGCTGGCGCAACTGGGAGTGACGCCGCATCGCATTGCGGCCCCCGACATTGACGAGACGCCGCGCAAGGGCGAGGCCCCCCGCGCTTATGCGTTGCGCATGGCGAGCGAGAAGGCAGAGGCCGTGCCGCTGGCGACCGGCGAGATCGCGCTGGCAGGGGACACGGTGGTGGCCGCCGGTCGTCGCATTCTGCCGCGCGCCGCTGACACTGCCGAGGTCGCACACTGCCTGAAATTGCTGGCCGGACGCAGGCACCGCGTGCTCAGCGCCATCGCGCTCAAGGACGACACAGGCCATATCCGCACGCGCCTGTCCGAAAGCATCGTTGCCTTTGCCCCGCTCGATGCCGCCACCATCACCACCTATGCCACCACTGGCGACGGTATCGGCAAGGCGGGCGGCTATGCCATCCAGGGGCCGGCGGGCGCCTTTGTCCGCTGGATGAGCGGCAGCTATTCGGGCATCGTCGGCCTGCCCCTGTTTGAAACCCGGGCCCTGCTCCTGTCCGCCGGGGTGGAGCTTGGCTGA
- a CDS encoding phosphoribosyl-AMP cyclohydrolase → MRKLILKTAAAALFLPAATIAAPALANQHAATSSEAPARVATYAPITVAEVEAAQRAWGDALVAISTTYDRDGHAAATRLAGQVIDSAYGYAMGPVLFKPTLAAAPNTFRTTREGALAYFVGGNSAFPDTGFALKHWRSYQMTNAAILISGNTAISMGNVMLTDASGNVTTVDKTWGYVRDGEGRLRIVLHHSSLPFVAN, encoded by the coding sequence ATGCGCAAGCTCATCCTAAAGACCGCGGCTGCCGCGCTTTTCCTGCCGGCGGCGACCATCGCTGCACCGGCCCTGGCCAACCAACATGCGGCAACCTCTTCCGAAGCCCCTGCCCGTGTCGCCACATATGCGCCGATCACCGTGGCTGAAGTCGAGGCGGCCCAGCGCGCCTGGGGCGATGCCCTGGTTGCAATTTCGACCACCTATGATCGCGATGGCCATGCGGCTGCTACCCGCCTCGCCGGCCAGGTGATTGATTCCGCCTATGGCTACGCCATGGGCCCCGTGCTGTTCAAACCAACACTTGCGGCAGCCCCAAACACCTTTCGCACCACCCGTGAAGGCGCCCTTGCCTATTTCGTTGGTGGCAACAGCGCCTTTCCCGACACTGGCTTCGCCCTGAAGCACTGGCGCAGCTATCAGATGACCAATGCGGCCATCTTGATCAGCGGCAACACGGCCATCTCGATGGGCAATGTCATGCTGACCGACGCCAGCGGCAATGTAACCACAGTCGACAAGACGTGGGGCTATGTCCGTGACGGCGAGGGCCGCCTGCGCATCGTGCTGCACCACAGCTCGCTGCCGTTTGTGGCCAACTGA
- a CDS encoding GNAT family N-acetyltransferase, which yields MKHEAISMTGGIAADGQGARHGLSAKLSSRTKEGSPDHAQAVEWLSHTSLSAAQWSEWQALAGRAAEANVFAEPWMVRAGLTHCNEGADATVAFVRDAGGTLIGVAPMQMGKAFGRVPVRVALGWTHPNSFLSSMLVAQDQATAFWSRLLSSLANGPCAAPLLCCDGLPEDGPLYQGLAEACHRMDLPLSVEASIKRAMLATRMDPEAYWDESVRAKKRKELRRQWARLNELGQVTTDQLTAADGQPVEHWIDEFLTLEAGGWKGANESALLSHADTAAFFRATMAAAHAAGQLEMTALRLDGRAIAVLITLLSGQAGFSFKTAFDEDYARFSPGVLLQRESLSILNQRQLDWIDSCAAQDHPMIDSLWRERRSIVSVALPLPGHGNRLTFTLAQGAKRLWHIAKRFNPPALKKPTPRSDPQPGPAPAGSVKDEDK from the coding sequence ATGAAGCATGAGGCAATCAGCATGACCGGCGGCATCGCTGCCGATGGACAGGGGGCAAGGCATGGACTGTCTGCCAAGCTGAGCAGCCGAACAAAGGAAGGCAGCCCTGACCACGCGCAGGCTGTCGAATGGCTCAGCCATACCTCTTTGTCCGCCGCGCAATGGAGCGAGTGGCAGGCCCTGGCGGGGCGGGCCGCAGAGGCCAATGTCTTTGCCGAACCCTGGATGGTGCGGGCCGGCCTGACCCATTGCAATGAGGGCGCAGACGCGACAGTCGCATTCGTCCGTGACGCAGGTGGCACATTGATCGGCGTCGCCCCCATGCAGATGGGCAAAGCCTTTGGCCGGGTGCCCGTGCGCGTGGCGCTGGGCTGGACCCATCCCAACAGCTTTCTGAGCAGCATGTTGGTCGCACAGGATCAGGCCACCGCCTTTTGGTCGCGCCTGCTGTCATCGCTTGCCAATGGCCCCTGTGCCGCCCCCCTGCTCTGCTGTGACGGCTTGCCCGAAGACGGACCATTATATCAGGGGCTGGCAGAAGCCTGTCACCGGATGGATCTGCCTCTTTCGGTTGAGGCATCGATAAAGCGGGCGATGCTGGCCACGCGCATGGACCCCGAAGCCTATTGGGACGAGTCGGTTCGCGCCAAGAAGCGCAAGGAATTGCGCCGCCAATGGGCGCGACTGAACGAACTGGGCCAAGTCACCACCGATCAATTGACAGCCGCCGACGGCCAACCGGTCGAGCATTGGATCGACGAGTTTCTGACCCTGGAAGCAGGCGGCTGGAAAGGCGCCAATGAATCGGCCCTGCTGAGCCATGCCGACACGGCCGCCTTCTTTCGCGCGACCATGGCCGCAGCCCATGCGGCCGGGCAGCTGGAAATGACGGCGCTGCGGCTGGACGGGCGCGCGATCGCGGTGCTCATCACCCTGTTGAGCGGCCAGGCCGGCTTTTCGTTCAAGACCGCCTTTGACGAGGATTATGCGCGCTTCTCCCCCGGCGTTTTGTTGCAGCGCGAAAGCCTGTCCATCCTCAACCAGCGGCAGCTGGACTGGATCGACAGCTGTGCCGCGCAGGACCATCCGATGATTGACAGCCTGTGGCGCGAACGGCGGTCGATTGTTTCGGTGGCGCTGCCTCTGCCCGGCCATGGCAACCGGCTGACCTTTACCCTCGCACAGGGCGCGAAACGGCTTTGGCATATCGCCAAGCGGTTCAACCCGCCCGCCTTGAAAAAGCCTACCCCCCGATCTGACCCTCAGCCCGGACCAGCCCCCGCCGGATCAGTAAAGGATGAAGACAAATGA
- a CDS encoding OmpW/AlkL family protein, translating into MFKHLLPSLLIGAAAAGFAAPAHAGNSDGSFQVKVLGTAVLPDGGITSVVTNTVGAPATSQSRATDSIVPTIAAEMFLTPNLSVETICCITPHDVRGEGPLNGARLVDNAIILPATVTLKYHAELGGGFKPYVGAGATHFFIFGEDVGTSAAALGATSVNLSNEWGLVVQAGVDLPLNDNGLGFTLDAKRYFVDTTASFRAGNTVALRTEHSLDPWVISAGLSYRF; encoded by the coding sequence ATGTTCAAACATTTGCTCCCTTCGCTGTTAATCGGCGCTGCCGCTGCCGGCTTTGCAGCGCCCGCTCATGCGGGCAACAGCGACGGATCGTTCCAGGTCAAGGTTCTTGGCACCGCGGTCCTCCCGGACGGTGGCATCACCTCAGTCGTGACCAACACTGTCGGTGCTCCGGCCACGTCGCAATCGCGTGCCACCGATTCAATCGTGCCGACCATTGCGGCGGAAATGTTCCTGACGCCGAACCTGTCTGTAGAGACCATCTGTTGCATCACGCCGCATGATGTGCGTGGCGAAGGCCCGCTCAACGGTGCTCGTCTGGTTGACAATGCGATCATCCTGCCCGCGACCGTCACGCTCAAATATCACGCAGAGCTGGGTGGTGGGTTCAAGCCCTATGTCGGCGCAGGCGCCACGCACTTCTTCATCTTTGGCGAAGATGTCGGTACCAGTGCCGCAGCTCTTGGCGCAACCAGCGTGAACCTTTCCAATGAGTGGGGCCTCGTGGTTCAGGCGGGTGTTGATCTGCCACTCAACGACAATGGACTGGGCTTCACATTGGACGCCAAGCGCTATTTCGTGGACACCACGGCCAGCTTCCGTGCGGGCAACACCGTTGCCCTGCGGACCGAGCATTCGCTGGACCCGTGGGTGATCAGCGCCGGGCTCAGCTACCGCTTCTGA
- a CDS encoding response regulator gives MTYRPIEPKDILSRRILAIDDEEANVLLLASLLEREGYSDVHCLTDPAAALETYISLSPDIVLLDLMMPTVDGFQLLEAFARHARPDEFRPILVLTADTTLQARRRALSLGARDFVIKPFDVVEVTLRIANLLETRVLYERLKAG, from the coding sequence ATGACCTATCGCCCGATCGAGCCAAAGGACATATTGTCGCGCCGGATCCTCGCTATTGATGATGAGGAGGCCAATGTCCTGTTGCTTGCCAGCCTGCTCGAACGGGAAGGGTATAGTGACGTCCATTGCCTTACCGACCCTGCGGCAGCACTCGAAACCTATATCTCGCTATCCCCTGACATTGTGCTGCTCGACTTGATGATGCCGACGGTTGACGGCTTCCAATTGCTCGAAGCCTTTGCCCGTCACGCCCGGCCCGATGAATTCCGCCCGATACTGGTCCTTACCGCCGATACCACATTGCAGGCGCGGCGACGGGCCTTGTCACTTGGAGCGCGGGATTTCGTCATCAAACCATTTGACGTGGTCGAAGTAACCCTGCGCATTGCCAATCTTTTGGAAACGCGTGTGCTGTATGAGCGTTTGAAGGCCGGTTGA
- the infA gene encoding translation initiation factor IF-1 gives MAKEELLEMRGQVVELLPNAMFRVKLENGHEILGHTAGKMRKNRIRVLVGDEVQVELTPYDLTKGRITYRFK, from the coding sequence ATGGCGAAGGAAGAACTTCTCGAAATGCGTGGGCAGGTGGTCGAACTGCTGCCCAATGCCATGTTCCGCGTAAAGCTCGAAAATGGCCATGAAATCCTGGGCCACACCGCCGGCAAGATGCGCAAGAACCGCATCCGTGTGCTGGTGGGGGACGAAGTGCAGGTCGAACTGACGCCCTATGACCTGACCAAGGGTCGCATCACCTATCGCTTCAAGTGA
- a CDS encoding response regulator encodes MTTATRILIVDDHPLAREGLKAVLTAAGLTIVGEVATGEEAVEQASALVPDVVLMDVRLGSGIDGLEATRRISALGLPTKVLMLTLHDMPGYVREALAAGAAGYVLKDTGIDELRNSVSQVMAGQTAIPLPLMASVMQAGGRVTPSPSHIDSLTERELEVLDLVSEGKTNKEIARVLGISPATVKAHVERIISKLSVSDRTQAAVLATSRRAMREGF; translated from the coding sequence ATGACGACTGCGACCCGCATCCTGATCGTTGACGACCATCCGCTTGCCCGCGAAGGGTTGAAGGCCGTCCTGACAGCCGCCGGACTGACGATTGTTGGTGAAGTTGCCACGGGTGAGGAAGCGGTCGAACAGGCAAGTGCTCTGGTTCCCGATGTCGTGCTGATGGATGTCCGCCTCGGGTCGGGGATTGACGGGTTGGAGGCCACCCGCCGCATTTCCGCGCTGGGCCTGCCGACCAAGGTGCTGATGCTGACATTGCACGATATGCCTGGCTATGTCCGCGAAGCGCTGGCCGCCGGTGCGGCGGGCTATGTGCTCAAGGACACCGGGATTGATGAGCTGCGCAATTCGGTCAGTCAGGTCATGGCTGGGCAGACGGCCATTCCGTTGCCGCTGATGGCCAGCGTGATGCAGGCCGGTGGCCGGGTCACACCGTCGCCGAGCCATATAGACAGCCTGACCGAGCGCGAACTTGAAGTGCTGGATCTCGTCAGCGAGGGTAAGACCAACAAGGAAATCGCCCGTGTGCTCGGCATCAGCCCGGCAACGGTCAAGGCGCATGTCGAGCGGATCATCTCCAAGCTCAGCGTTTCGGACCGCACCCAGGCGGCCGTGCTCGCCACCAGTCGTCGTGCCATGCGGGAGGGGTTTTGA
- a CDS encoding DNA gyrase inhibitor YacG, giving the protein MSADSPSTVSSRPCPLCGKPANHDFRPFCSRGCRDRDLHNWFDEDYRIPVTPGADEGDDAPGGFGEARDDG; this is encoded by the coding sequence ATGTCTGCTGACTCGCCATCCACGGTTTCCTCCCGCCCCTGCCCGCTGTGCGGCAAGCCGGCAAACCATGATTTCCGTCCCTTCTGCTCGCGCGGATGCCGCGACCGTGACCTCCACAACTGGTTTGACGAGGATTATCGCATTCCCGTGACGCCCGGCGCCGATGAAGGCGACGACGCGCCGGGCGGCTTTGGCGAAGCCCGCGACGACGGCTAG